The following proteins are encoded in a genomic region of Rhodoferax aquaticus:
- a CDS encoding cyclic nucleotide-binding domain-containing protein — MGTLENYGSFKAQAVLHLMERYSHYGFDIHTATEFVSRSSEYKFACYDKIVREGELHGSGLIYFIVQGEVAVESRLHRQSGRAAVCILQPGELCGESNFFDVMPATATCTALSDVVCLAFAKSALYSARGVDTALMHPVMHLIGAHLTKRIRSANNKILIYEKILDVALSGERMYSKAHYELELQASQM, encoded by the coding sequence ATGGGAACGTTGGAAAACTATGGGTCGTTCAAAGCGCAAGCTGTGTTGCATTTGATGGAGCGGTATAGCCACTATGGCTTTGACATACACACTGCCACAGAGTTTGTAAGTCGCAGTAGCGAATACAAGTTTGCCTGCTACGACAAAATTGTGCGCGAAGGTGAGCTGCATGGTTCGGGGCTCATTTATTTCATTGTGCAAGGCGAAGTGGCGGTGGAGTCGCGCTTGCACAGGCAGTCGGGGCGTGCTGCGGTGTGCATTTTGCAGCCCGGAGAACTTTGCGGCGAGTCCAACTTTTTTGATGTCATGCCCGCAACAGCGACCTGCACCGCCCTCAGTGACGTGGTGTGCCTTGCCTTCGCCAAAAGCGCGTTGTATAGCGCCCGTGGAGTCGACACAGCGCTGATGCATCCCGTAATGCACCTCATTGGCGCGCATTTGACGAAACGCATTCGCAGTGCCAATAACAAAATTCTCATTTACGAGAAGATTTTGGATGTGGCGCTTTCAGGTGAGCGCATGTATTCCAAAGCGCACTACGAGCTTGAACTGCAAGCCTCCCAGATGTAG
- a CDS encoding GTP-binding protein, with protein MNEYKILISGTTGSGKTTAIGVVSDSLPIVTDVKNTDPTVSKLLTTVGLDFGLVELESGNRLRLFGTPGQDRFDFLWKILAKNALGLIILIDNSRPKPLEDLEKYLNGFSEFLGNTPCVIGVGRLPECPDPDVDAYADFLFNRQCLVPVVPVDVRQRDDVLMLIDILLTQIEADL; from the coding sequence ATGAATGAATACAAAATACTAATAAGCGGTACCACTGGTTCGGGGAAAACCACTGCAATAGGTGTGGTGAGTGATTCTCTGCCCATCGTGACGGATGTAAAAAATACAGATCCTACAGTTTCTAAGCTGCTGACCACAGTAGGACTTGATTTCGGCTTGGTTGAACTGGAGAGTGGTAACCGTTTGAGGTTGTTTGGGACGCCAGGCCAGGATCGGTTTGACTTTCTTTGGAAAATTCTCGCGAAAAATGCGCTGGGTCTCATTATCTTGATTGATAACTCCCGCCCTAAGCCATTGGAAGATCTTGAAAAGTACCTCAATGGCTTTAGTGAGTTCCTCGGAAACACACCCTGCGTCATTGGTGTAGGGCGTTTGCCAGAGTGCCCAGATCCGGATGTTGACGCGTATGCAGACTTCTTGTTCAACCGGCAATGCTTGGTGCCCGTTGTTCCCGTTGACGTGAGACAGCGTGACGATGTCCTCATGCTCATTGACATCTTGTTAACGCAAATTGAAGCTGATCTTTGA
- a CDS encoding roadblock/LC7 domain-containing protein — translation MKNNTAIDNIRNFCEQEAKKILAEITGTLGVVVSTVDGFEVAYAHHGDLVPERIAAMASSISAIGSVVARESFLDDPSDITIYSGNGFVQVFLVNHSDENLLIVNIISDSTAIMAQVNHRGKRFAKALRELR, via the coding sequence ATGAAAAATAATACAGCTATAGACAATATTCGCAATTTTTGCGAGCAAGAGGCAAAAAAAATTCTCGCCGAGATTACCGGAACGCTGGGAGTTGTAGTTTCTACGGTCGATGGTTTTGAAGTCGCCTATGCCCACCACGGAGATCTTGTCCCCGAAAGAATTGCAGCGATGGCCAGTTCAATCTCTGCCATTGGTTCGGTGGTCGCAAGAGAATCTTTTTTGGACGACCCATCAGATATAACGATCTACTCTGGAAACGGGTTTGTCCAGGTATTTTTGGTCAATCACTCGGATGAGAATTTATTGATAGTGAATATTATTTCAGACTCAACAGCAATAATGGCTCAAGTAAATCACCGTGGAAAGCGATTTGCCAAAGCCCTGAGGGAGCTGCGCTAA
- a CDS encoding helix-turn-helix transcriptional regulator, with the protein MTRHIALAKVHKYLPPKPVVPYVIAQAGLLDNYLHRNVWVQAPSGFGKTVALSRLYEASQMTGELCAWLTLDPWDSDPQRFMREMVAALQAVDDLLGRGTDLQLKYGVVHSVGPEVRNLCFEVANYPATVNLHIDGYHLIANDEINRMVRRLLQHAPQNFRIRIASQQSLPTRLVLEDSPAALSVLSRADLAPASAELSDLFRALGVDEASKQGVSIQRMVAQRGLVAMLMLRLGANYGVLAQDAMPSASLDFPKLLDLVLSAIDEDDKKPLYGSAIRDRFSWLEFKKSGHAGLDAYGRSCSALTDIALQTSNAGAMRYSFPSVIRDHLRAKLQLQMPKLYMGLHMDAALEAKDDQNVHQELHHYLCAGNKQRAAQLLSQNADWMVRECGESRAFEYWAAAIGDHLFRQYEENRLALAWLYIFTGRYLDAQAMLDEEDRLSMEAHGHANPRVMTHWATLLGLADQSAKIPARLARYMGLQGQTSRFDFDIGNISSALGYTHLLEFRYAKSREEYTKGAYAFDACGSLYGKAYASISLSYLTAEQGYVYDADVMLSREYEHYRKRGTLYSYSTYMMRIAKAAYSFEMGNTAEAEKRLKQSFKYTREQGNVETTLMAYATKAKIHLSQGDFLLCEVCLVEGIDFASSRGLKRLRLGLLQEYVHACIKQGDCAKAVRIAEGAGLNAGNEYRSTKDIENPRAQFALDMASVRIQHAMGLQKQAYTLLSELIHACKKSGSQLLLIQLLSLKATYLLQAGQRDKALQAMSEAEALAKTGKAYRSIVDQSDLAMHLYEEVLDQSQAAKKFEEHNPSDFMTSNIDLGSDPRSRTNPAPLGVAIGPAVSPILSLTERELQLIQMIDQGLQNKAIAERLYISEATVKWHLQRLFAKLEVKSRSAAVARVRAVKNANYGAM; encoded by the coding sequence GTGACTAGACATATTGCGCTGGCCAAGGTCCACAAATACCTTCCTCCCAAGCCAGTGGTGCCCTACGTCATTGCGCAAGCGGGATTGCTAGACAACTATCTGCATCGCAATGTGTGGGTGCAAGCACCTAGCGGGTTTGGCAAGACCGTCGCATTGAGCCGCCTGTATGAGGCGAGCCAAATGACCGGCGAGCTGTGTGCTTGGCTGACGTTGGATCCGTGGGACAGTGACCCGCAAAGGTTCATGCGTGAAATGGTGGCCGCCTTGCAGGCAGTGGATGACTTGTTGGGCAGAGGCACGGACCTGCAGCTGAAGTATGGTGTTGTGCACAGCGTCGGCCCGGAAGTGCGCAACCTGTGCTTTGAGGTTGCCAACTACCCCGCCACAGTCAATCTGCACATTGACGGCTATCACCTGATTGCCAATGACGAGATCAATCGCATGGTGCGCAGGCTGCTACAGCATGCGCCACAGAATTTCAGAATCCGCATTGCGAGCCAACAGAGTTTGCCTACACGCTTGGTCTTGGAAGACTCGCCTGCCGCGCTGTCTGTGCTGTCTCGTGCAGACTTGGCTCCCGCAAGCGCAGAGCTGAGCGATTTGTTCAGGGCGCTGGGCGTGGATGAAGCTTCCAAGCAGGGGGTCAGCATTCAACGGATGGTGGCCCAGCGCGGCCTGGTGGCGATGCTGATGCTGCGATTGGGCGCGAACTACGGTGTGCTGGCGCAGGACGCAATGCCCAGCGCGTCTTTGGACTTTCCTAAGCTGCTGGACCTTGTGTTGTCGGCTATCGACGAGGATGACAAAAAGCCTTTGTACGGGTCAGCAATTCGCGATCGGTTTAGCTGGTTGGAATTCAAAAAAAGCGGTCATGCGGGGCTTGATGCCTATGGAAGGTCGTGCTCAGCATTAACAGACATTGCCTTGCAAACCTCGAATGCTGGAGCCATGCGGTACAGCTTTCCGTCGGTCATTCGCGATCACTTGCGGGCCAAGCTCCAATTGCAAATGCCCAAGCTCTATATGGGCCTGCACATGGACGCAGCCCTGGAGGCCAAAGACGACCAAAATGTGCACCAAGAGCTGCACCACTATCTGTGCGCAGGCAATAAGCAACGGGCGGCGCAACTACTGAGCCAAAACGCAGATTGGATGGTGCGTGAGTGTGGTGAGTCGCGCGCTTTTGAGTACTGGGCCGCAGCCATTGGGGATCACCTGTTTCGTCAGTACGAAGAAAACCGCTTGGCGCTGGCGTGGCTTTACATCTTTACCGGGCGCTACTTGGATGCCCAGGCCATGCTGGACGAAGAAGACCGCCTGAGCATGGAAGCGCATGGCCATGCCAACCCACGGGTGATGACGCACTGGGCCACATTGCTGGGCTTGGCAGACCAGTCGGCCAAAATACCTGCGCGCTTAGCGCGTTACATGGGCCTGCAAGGCCAAACCTCTCGCTTTGACTTTGATATTGGCAATATCTCGTCGGCATTGGGTTACACCCATTTGCTGGAGTTTCGCTATGCCAAGTCGCGTGAGGAGTACACCAAGGGAGCGTATGCATTTGATGCATGTGGCTCCTTGTACGGCAAAGCCTATGCGTCTATTTCACTGTCCTACCTCACGGCAGAGCAAGGCTATGTGTACGATGCCGACGTCATGTTGAGCCGGGAGTACGAGCACTACCGAAAACGCGGCACTTTGTATTCCTACAGCACCTACATGATGCGTATTGCCAAGGCGGCGTACAGCTTTGAGATGGGCAACACGGCGGAAGCCGAAAAGAGGCTCAAGCAGTCGTTTAAGTACACCCGGGAGCAGGGCAACGTGGAAACCACGCTGATGGCCTATGCGACCAAAGCAAAAATTCACCTGAGCCAAGGCGATTTCTTGCTGTGCGAAGTGTGCTTGGTGGAAGGCATCGATTTTGCCTCTTCGCGTGGACTCAAGCGCTTGCGCTTGGGGCTGTTGCAGGAGTATGTGCATGCCTGCATCAAACAGGGTGATTGCGCCAAGGCGGTGCGCATTGCCGAGGGCGCGGGCCTCAACGCAGGCAATGAATACAGGTCGACCAAGGACATTGAAAACCCGCGTGCGCAGTTTGCGCTGGACATGGCGAGTGTGAGAATTCAGCATGCGATGGGATTACAGAAACAGGCGTACACCTTGTTGTCAGAGCTCATCCACGCGTGCAAGAAATCTGGCAGCCAGCTGTTGTTGATTCAACTCTTGAGCTTGAAGGCCACTTACCTCCTGCAAGCAGGGCAGCGCGACAAGGCCTTGCAAGCGATGAGCGAGGCAGAGGCCCTTGCCAAAACGGGCAAAGCTTACAGATCGATTGTGGATCAGTCGGACTTAGCCATGCACTTGTACGAAGAAGTTCTGGATCAAAGCCAAGCCGCCAAAAAGTTTGAAGAACACAACCCGTCTGATTTCATGACGTCCAACATCGACCTGGGATCAGATCCCCGTTCGCGAACCAACCCTGCACCCTTGGGCGTGGCTATAGGGCCGGCAGTGAGTCCCATCCTGAGCCTCACTGAGCGTGAATTGCAGTTGATTCAGATGATTGACCAGGGCCTGCAAAACAAGGCCATTGCCGAGCGCCTCTATATCTCTGAAGCCACGGTGAAATGGCATTTGCAAAGACTATTTGCCAAGCTGGAGGTGAAAAGCCGATCGGCGGCAGTGGCGCGCGTGCGGGCTGTAAAGAACGCTAACTATGGTGCCATGTAG